Within Roseisolibacter agri, the genomic segment GCTGACGTCCACCTGCGCGGCGCTCACCGGCGCGACGCGCACGCCGTTCTGCGCGCCGAGGTGGCGGGTCCAGTCGAATGCGGTGGCGAACAGGACGCCACAGACGAAAGCGAACGCCACGGCCACGCCGAGGCGAACACGGGCGAGACGTGCCATACGGAGCAACTCGAGGTTGGTGGTCAGCGGACGTACCCGGCCCACGAGGGCAAGTTTCGCCTGGCGGCGTCGTCCGCGACAGTGAGACAACCGGCAGCCGGGGAAGGGTTCCCTCCGGAGTCGTCCCGAGCGCAGCGAGGGACCTACTCTCCGGGGCGAGTGGGTCGCCACGGAAAGGAGGTCCCTCGCTGCGCTCGGGACGATCAGGAGCGGATCAGGCCCTCAGATCACTTCTTGTCGTCCACGATCTCGTAATCGGCCTCGACCACCTCGTCGGCGGCCGCGCCCTGGGCACCCTGCGCGCCCTGGGGGCCCTGGGCGCCGGCGGACTCGCCAGCGGTCGCGCCATCCGGGCTGCCCTGCGCGCCCTGCTGCTGGTAGAACGACTGGCCGGCCTCGCTGAACACGCGCGTCAGCTCCTCCTGCGCGCTGCGGATCTCGGCCATGTCGTCGCCGCGCAGCGCCTTGCGCGCGCGGTCCACGGCGGCGTCGATCTTCGTCTTCGTCTCGGCCGGGACCTTGTCGCCCCACTCCTTGACGTTCTTCTCCACCTCGTAGGTCAGCGAGTCGAGGCGGTTGCGCGTGTCGATCTGCTCGCGGCGCTCCTTGTCCGCCTGCGCGTTCGACTCGGCGTCCTTCACCATCCGCGAGATTTCGGCGTCCGACAGCCCGCTCGAGGCCTCGATGCGGATCTTCTGCTCCTTGCCCGTCTGCTTGTCCTTCGCGGTCACGTGCAGGATGCCGTTGGCGTCGATGTCGAAGGTGACCTCGACCTGCGGCATGCCGCGCGGAGCGGGCGGGATCCCGGTGAGCTGGAACTTGCCGATCGTCTTGTTGTAGGTCGCCAGCTCGCGCTCGCCCTGCAGCACGTGGATCTCGACCGTCGTCTGGTTGTCGTCGGCGGTGCTGAACGTCTCCGCCTTCTTGGTCGGGATCGTCGTGTTGCGCGGGATGAGCACCGTCATCACGCCGCCCAGCGTCTCGATGCCGAGCGAGAGCGGGGTGACGTCGAGGAGGAGGATGTCCTTCTGCTCGCCCGTCAGCACGCCGCCCTGGATGGCGGCGCCGATGGCGACCACCTCGTCCGGGTTGACGCCCTTGTTCGGCTCCTTGCCGAAGAACTTCTTGACCGTCTCCTGGATCTTCGGGATGCGCGTCGAGCCGCCGACGAGGATCACCTCGTCGATCTTGTCGGGCGTCAGCCCCGCGTCCTTGAGCGCCATCTCCATCGGCGGCAGGACGCGGCCGATCAGGTCGTCCACCAGCTGCTCGAACTTGGAGCGGGAGAGCTGGTAGTTGAGGTGCTTCGGGCCCGTCTGGTCGGCGGTGATGAAGGGGAGGTTGATGTCGGTCGACTGCGTCGACGACAGCTCCATCTTCGCCTTCTCGCCGGCCTCCTTCAGGCGCTGCAGCGCCATCGGGTCCTTCGACAGGTCGATGCCCTGGTCGCGCTTGAACTCCGCCACCAGCCAGTCGATGACGCGCTGGTCGAAGTCGTCGCCGCCGAGGTGCGTGTCGCCGTTGGTCGACTTGACCTCGAAGACGCCCTCGGAGAGCTCGAGCACGGAGATGTCGTACGTGCCGCCGCCGAGGTCGAAGACGGCGATCGTCTCGTCCTTCTTCTTGTCGAGGCCATACGCGAGCGCGGCGGCCGTCGGCTCGTTGACGATGCGCAGCACGTCGAGGCCCGCGATCTTGCCGGCGTCCTTGGTGGCCTGGCGCTGCGAGTCGTTGAAGTACGCGGGCACCGTGACCACGGCCTTGCTGACCGAGTGGCCGAGGTAGTCCTCCGCGGTCTGCTTCATCTTCTGCAGGATCATCGCGGAGATCTCGGGCGGGGTATAGCGCTTGCCCTGGACCTCGACGGACGCGACGTCGTTGGCGCCCGCCTGGACCTTGTAGGGCACCTTGCGCTGCTCGTCCGCGACCTCGCTCATCTTGCGCCCCATGAAGCGCTTGATGGAGAAGACGGTGTTCTGCGGGTTGGTGACGGCCTGGCGCTTGGCGATCTGACCGACCAGGCGCTCGCCGTCCTTCGTGAAGGCGACGACCGAGGGGGTCGTCCGCCCCCCCTCGGCGTTGGGGATGACGACCGGGTCGCCCCCTTCGAGCACGGCGACGACGGAATTGGTCGTGCCGAGGTCGATGCCGATGACTTTATCTGCCATGAGATCCTCAGAGGGTGAGCGGCGCGGCCCGCTGCCGGGTCGGCGCGGGCCACGTGCGACAGGGAGGTGGCAGGGCAAGCCCGGGGCCCGGTATCCCTGTCACCCTGGCAGAATCGACGGGCGCGTCGCACCGCGGCCCGTGACAGATCGGCACCGGCCGCGCACTCTTGTCACGCCGCCGTCCACCGGCCCCGCATGACCATCTCATGATCCCGATCAGCGACGACAACCCGACGCTGCGCACCCCGGTCGTCACCTACCTGCTGCTGGCCGCCCTCCTCGTCACGTGGGTGTGGGTGCAGGGCGCGGGAATGGAGGGCTACCAGCTCATCGCGTCGGTCTGCAACTGGGGGATGGTGCCGGGCGAGCTGACGCACCGCGTCCCGGTCGGCCTGGGCGTCCCGATGGCCCCCGACGTCGCCTGCGTCATCGACGAGGAGCGCCGGAACGTCCTCACCCCGCTGACGTCGATGTTCCTCCACGGCGGGTGGGCGCACCTGCTGGGCAACGCGGTCTACCTCTGGGTGTTCGGCAACAACGTCGAGGACTCGATGGGGCGGGGGCGCTTCCTCGCCTTCTACCTGCTGTGCGGGCTGGCCGCCGCGGCGACGCACGTCCTGCTGGAGCCGACGTCGCCCGTGCCGACCGTGGGCGCCTCGGGCGCCATCTCGGGGGTGCTGGGCGGCTACCTGCTGCTCTATCCGCGCGTGCGCGTCCGCACCTACTTCCCGCCGATCTTCCTCTTCCACGTGCCCGCGTGGCTGATGCTGATCCTCTGGTTCGGGCAGCAGGTGCTGGCGGGGCTGCCCCAGCTGATGCAGATGCGCCCCGACGCGTCGGGCGGGGTGGCGGTGTGGGCGCACGTCGGCGGCTTCGTGGCCGGGGTGCTGCTGGTGCGGCTGTTCGAGGACCCGTCGCTGGTGCGGCGGCGCGTGACCGCGGGCGACGCGCGCGTGGTGTTCGACCCGAACGCCTGACCGCGGGGCGGCCCCGGAGGGTGCCGCGCGGCCAGGGGGCATTAGCTTTCCGCGCGGCGCCGCGCGGAGTCTCGCGCGGCCCAGCCTGCCGTGACAGAACCGTTACGCCGCCGGCCGTGGCCGCCGATGGGCCGCGCCGACTGCTTACAGCCGCCCTCGGCCGGCCCGCGCCGGCCTCCTACCCCGAGCACCTCCCCTCGTGCGACTCATCCCCCGCGACGAGCAGTTCTTCGACATGTTCGCGCAGATCGCGCAGCGCATCACGTCCAGCGTGACGCTCCTGCACGAGCTGTTCAGCAATCCCGCGCGCCTGCAGCACTACGAGGCGGCGATCAAGGACGTGGAGCACGAGGCCGACGTGCTCGTGCAGCAGGTCAACACGCGCATCGACACGAGCTTCGTCACGCCGCTCGACCGCGAGGACATCCACCGCCTCGCCACG encodes:
- the dnaK gene encoding molecular chaperone DnaK yields the protein MADKVIGIDLGTTNSVVAVLEGGDPVVIPNAEGGRTTPSVVAFTKDGERLVGQIAKRQAVTNPQNTVFSIKRFMGRKMSEVADEQRKVPYKVQAGANDVASVEVQGKRYTPPEISAMILQKMKQTAEDYLGHSVSKAVVTVPAYFNDSQRQATKDAGKIAGLDVLRIVNEPTAAALAYGLDKKKDETIAVFDLGGGTYDISVLELSEGVFEVKSTNGDTHLGGDDFDQRVIDWLVAEFKRDQGIDLSKDPMALQRLKEAGEKAKMELSSTQSTDINLPFITADQTGPKHLNYQLSRSKFEQLVDDLIGRVLPPMEMALKDAGLTPDKIDEVILVGGSTRIPKIQETVKKFFGKEPNKGVNPDEVVAIGAAIQGGVLTGEQKDILLLDVTPLSLGIETLGGVMTVLIPRNTTIPTKKAETFSTADDNQTTVEIHVLQGERELATYNKTIGKFQLTGIPPAPRGMPQVEVTFDIDANGILHVTAKDKQTGKEQKIRIEASSGLSDAEISRMVKDAESNAQADKERREQIDTRNRLDSLTYEVEKNVKEWGDKVPAETKTKIDAAVDRARKALRGDDMAEIRSAQEELTRVFSEAGQSFYQQQGAQGSPDGATAGESAGAQGPQGAQGAQGAAADEVVEADYEIVDDKK
- a CDS encoding rhomboid family intramembrane serine protease, with protein sequence MIPISDDNPTLRTPVVTYLLLAALLVTWVWVQGAGMEGYQLIASVCNWGMVPGELTHRVPVGLGVPMAPDVACVIDEERRNVLTPLTSMFLHGGWAHLLGNAVYLWVFGNNVEDSMGRGRFLAFYLLCGLAAAATHVLLEPTSPVPTVGASGAISGVLGGYLLLYPRVRVRTYFPPIFLFHVPAWLMLILWFGQQVLAGLPQLMQMRPDASGGVAVWAHVGGFVAGVLLVRLFEDPSLVRRRVTAGDARVVFDPNA